One window of Eublepharis macularius isolate TG4126 chromosome 17, MPM_Emac_v1.0, whole genome shotgun sequence genomic DNA carries:
- the HES2 gene encoding transcription factor HES-2, protein MPPLSAALEPARSCRPKMGAAKRPGEATALRKSLKPLMEKRRRARINESLNQLKTLILPLIGKDSSRYSKLEKADILEMTVQFLKELPDSHASVPASADGYCEGYQACLSRLTSLLPKSSLLNPDACNGLLLHLQQANNERQWIRDCSSPMDLSQAQFLGPDRRGQEIHSPSLPVMVQPALWRPW, encoded by the exons ATGCCTCCGCTCAGCGCTGCGCTCGAACCCGCGCGGAGTTGCCGGCCCAAGATGGGAGCTGCCAAGAGACCCGGGGAAGCTACGGCGCTGCGGAAG AGCCTCAAACCCCTGATGGAGAAGCGCCGTCGGGCGCGCATCAACGAGAGCCTCAACCAACTGAAGACCCTCATCCTTCCTCTCATCGGCAAAGAC AGTTCTCGCTATTCCAAGTTAGAGAAGGCAGATATATTAGAGATGACTGTACAGTTCCTCAAAGAACTTCCAGACTCGCACGCCTCAGTTCCTG CCTCTGCTGATGGCTACTGTGAAGGCTATCAGGCCTGCTTATCCCGCCTCACCAGTCTCCTGCCCAAGTCCAGTCTCTTGAACCCAGATGCCTGCAATGGCCTCCTTCTGCATCTTCAACAGGCCAACAATGAACGTCAGTGGATTCGAGATTGCAGCAGCCCAATGGACTTATCCCAGGCACAGTTTCTTGGCCCAGACAGAAGAGGACAAGAAATCCATTCTCCAAGTTTGCCTGTGATGGTACAGCCTGCCCTCTGGAGGCCCTGGTAG